From the Populus nigra chromosome 13, ddPopNigr1.1, whole genome shotgun sequence genome, the window AAAAAGTGATACGTTATAACTGATCATGTCAAGTTTGTATTCATTTGACATTCCATCAAATTGTTTATCTAGCTCTCACAGCAACACGTGCGTGCGGAAGTGAACTTTATTCatcaaataaacattttattgAACAAtcgaggaaataaaataaatcaaattacatGTGTTCCTAGaacaattatatatttcttgtaGTGACATTGATCCTTGAAACCCTAGAATGGCATACGAGTTTAAGCCTTAACAAAGGGATGTATCGCATAAATAACCATGCAACTCCCACCAACCGCAGTCCCTTCGTTTCCATAAGCAACTCCTGGAAGTGCACCTATAGTACCGTCAAGACACTTCTTACAATCAACACTAGAAAGATCCCTCGTGCACTGAGCCATCCCATAAAGTTTCCTCGATCCTTCAAGGAGGTCCATCTCTCCGGCAGCATACAATTTTGATGAATTATAAGAAGCCTTGTCTGCTAGTTGGCTCAACAGCTCGGTAGTCTTCTCCTTAAATAGCACTGGGTTGCTCACATTATTCACAGTAAACGTGGAGAACTTGTTTTCGTCAATCTGGCCAAAGAAGTTCGAGTCAGAATACTTCAAAAGACAGTTATCGTACGCTATGATTGCACTTTTGCCATTTGGGCACCGCTTGCGGATCTCCCTGGTTGCATTAGCAGCACAGGTTCTGCAATCTGAGGATGAGACATCTCCTCTACAAAGAACGAGCCCATATGGTCGGTCCTGGTTGTTCTGACCTAAAGAACCAAGAGCAAAGCCTTCAACTGGAGCTAGATGATAGAGAGAACCCATGAGGACATTCAAGCTTGTTTTATAAGAGCTATTGGCAGTTGAGTTCTCGTTGCTGGAACACCTAGTGAAGAGAGGGTCCGTTCCAAGAACATTTTGGAGAAGTAGAGCAAAAGTGAGCAAATAGAGAGAGGAGGTGAGTCTTGAGGAAGACATTGATAGGCAGACGATTACTGTTGGTTGGGATGATATATATGATACCATGTATTTATAGTGTTAATCTCAAGGTTGAGTGAGGGTTAATTAAGCTTAAGGAGGGCTGACCTTGTCTAATCTTGAATTTGCCAACTGCTCAAGATGACAAGAAGTGTTCAACAATATTATGAGGGATCAGTTAATTAAGATTGAAAGTATCTTCGAAGGTAATTAAGAAAATGTCAATCAATCACAgcgatttgtattttattttattgtatatagCACACAAAGTTGAATAGACAGAGATCAGGTGAATAAAATTATCATGCATGGCCTCAATATTCAATCGATGTTATCTTTATCTTTCACATTTTCTTTACAGACTAATTGTTTACTAATGTTCCACTAAACTTCTAACCCCACAACCTTCCCAGAAACAGTAACTTTCTCTTACAGTTTGTCATTACATTTAATTTGACCAGGACAAGTATCTAAACATCGGTTTTTATCACCCCCCTTAGAAGCGTAGGAGTTGGCCCTGTACGTAAAATGTTTCTAGATATTCCATTAATTAGGCATGCCGATGCAAGGAGTGCCGGGTAAACAATTTCTCTTCCctgtttttatatttcacaGCGAAAGATCTATGTTGGAATTAAGGCACTTTCTTGTAAGACATGCGACATCTTTTTTTACTGTCGGCCGACACTTTCTTATGTAGCCACCTTTGTTCCTAAGCCCTAACACTCGTAAAGGGCATAGGAATattaatcacttaaaaaaaaaaagcagtacTGGAAGAACTAATAACATTTTATTCGAGGCTAGTCTCTTTCACATTTCAGATTTGCATCTTTATCAATAGAAATCCTCTATTAATTAACCAGAACTAATTGAGGAAAACGTTGTTACCCTCctcatattttattgtttattgtaacaatattttttattcattttcatatttcatttattagGAATTcaactttgttatttcttttagatttttttatatgagataaaACATCTCGGCTTCATGTTAAtgctttcagtttttttttaatacgtagttaacatatatatatatatatatatatatatatatatatatatatgaattaatataGAATTATTTCAATGTTATGATTCCTACAGTTACTACCGTATACTgccacatatatataaatagaaaaggttggCTAAGACACAACTTAAGTCATTCTATTATTATCAACTTTAAATCATTTCTCTTGATCTCAACATTATTTTTGTACAAGTAATTTTTTGTATGAAGCCACAACAtaaccatagtttttaaactcgaCCCAAGGCCGAACTCACGAGTTTTGAACAGATCACCAGGTTTTGACCATGTTACTGGGTCATCCCGGGTCGACCCctaattttgttataaaataaaatgatgttgtttttgttaaaaataatgaatagtcaacgggttgcaaccgagTTTTTGACCAGATCGTTCTAAGAGTTGAAACAAAGTTTATGATAATT encodes:
- the LOC133670634 gene encoding cysteine-rich repeat secretory protein 38-like yields the protein MSSSRLTSSLYLLTFALLLQNVLGTDPLFTRCSSNENSTANSSYKTSLNVLMGSLYHLAPVEGFALGSLGQNNQDRPYGLVLCRGDVSSSDCRTCAANATREIRKRCPNGKSAIIAYDNCLLKYSDSNFFGQIDENKFSTFTVNNVSNPVLFKEKTTELLSQLADKASYNSSKLYAAGEMDLLEGSRKLYGMAQCTRDLSSVDCKKCLDGTIGALPGVAYGNEGTAVGGSCMVIYAIHPFVKA